From Leptotrichia wadei, one genomic window encodes:
- a CDS encoding glycyl radical protein has protein sequence MREFVLKSERVKKLRESALSKFPGVSVERGRLLTKAYKEHEGESKYMVRAYAVKEILENMTIYIKDGELIAGNQSVDERTAPLFPEYAVDWIVDEINTKGNFDHRDGDKFRIPEEEIPELLEICEWWRGKTLKDKAHAQMPQEIKEAGIVKIIHGEGNMTSGDGHIVPDFKKVLTKGLKGVIEEAKASMEKVDITIYGGYNKIDFLKAVQIVAQATIDFAHRFANLAKELAEKETDPQRKEELLQIQKNCLNVPENPAQTFWEGVQAIWFIHLVIQIESNGHSASLGRVDQYLYPLYKKDVLEGDLDREFAKEMLQCLWVKLYSVIKVRSTSHSGYGAGYPTYQNVTIGGSTPSGKDSTNELSYLILESVAENKLTQPNLSARFHINSPEKFIRKCAEVAATGYGMPAMHTDEIIVPALLNKGVKIEDAYNYSMVGCVEVAVPGKWGYRCTGMTFLNFVKATELVLNDGYDARTGLQLLKAGKLTDYETYDDLWEAWKKYMKHYTKLSVALDVLADTHLEDFPDILLSSLVDDCIGRGLSAKEGGAIYDIISGLQVGIANAANSLYALKTTVFDKKILTKEEVYNALQTNYEGENGERIRKILLEVPKYGNDIDEVDEFATNIYWTYIDEIQKYHNTRYGRGPINGGYGVSTSGISSNVPMGTVSGATPDGRYAYTPAAEGGSPTQGTDTNGPTAVLNSVNKLPTLMITGGQLLNQKYSPELVNTSEQFEKFVNIIKSFISSKGWHIQFNIISGKTLKQAQIEPEKHRDIIVRVAGYCAQFVTLDRTTQNDIISRTEQRI, from the coding sequence ATGAGAGAATTTGTTTTAAAAAGTGAAAGAGTGAAAAAATTAAGAGAATCGGCTTTATCAAAATTCCCTGGTGTCAGTGTCGAAAGAGGTAGGCTTTTAACAAAGGCATATAAGGAACACGAAGGGGAATCAAAATATATGGTTCGTGCTTATGCAGTTAAAGAAATTCTGGAAAATATGACAATTTACATAAAAGATGGGGAACTTATTGCAGGAAATCAGTCTGTAGATGAAAGAACAGCGCCACTTTTCCCAGAATACGCAGTAGACTGGATTGTAGATGAAATTAATACAAAAGGAAACTTTGATCACCGTGATGGAGATAAGTTCAGAATCCCTGAAGAAGAAATTCCTGAACTTTTGGAAATATGTGAATGGTGGCGAGGAAAAACATTAAAAGATAAAGCTCACGCTCAGATGCCGCAGGAAATAAAAGAAGCTGGAATTGTGAAAATTATTCATGGAGAAGGAAATATGACTTCTGGTGACGGACATATTGTTCCTGATTTTAAAAAAGTTCTGACAAAAGGTCTGAAGGGTGTAATCGAAGAAGCTAAGGCTTCTATGGAAAAAGTAGACATTACAATTTATGGCGGGTACAATAAAATTGATTTCTTAAAGGCTGTACAAATTGTGGCACAGGCAACTATTGATTTTGCTCATAGATTTGCAAATTTGGCAAAAGAACTTGCTGAAAAGGAAACTGATCCGCAAAGAAAAGAAGAATTACTTCAAATTCAGAAAAATTGCTTGAATGTCCCTGAAAATCCTGCTCAGACATTCTGGGAAGGAGTACAGGCAATCTGGTTTATCCATTTAGTAATTCAGATTGAAAGTAATGGACATTCAGCTTCTCTTGGAAGAGTAGACCAATATTTATATCCACTTTACAAAAAAGATGTACTGGAAGGCGATTTAGACAGAGAATTTGCAAAGGAAATGCTGCAATGTCTATGGGTAAAACTTTACTCTGTAATAAAAGTCCGTTCAACTTCACATTCTGGATATGGTGCAGGTTATCCAACTTATCAGAATGTTACAATTGGAGGTTCAACTCCAAGCGGAAAAGATTCTACAAATGAATTGAGCTACTTAATTTTAGAAAGTGTTGCAGAAAACAAACTTACACAGCCAAATTTATCTGCAAGATTTCATATAAATTCTCCAGAAAAATTTATTAGAAAATGTGCCGAAGTAGCTGCAACAGGTTATGGAATGCCCGCAATGCACACAGATGAAATAATAGTTCCTGCATTATTAAATAAAGGCGTAAAAATCGAAGATGCCTACAATTACTCAATGGTTGGATGTGTTGAAGTGGCTGTTCCTGGAAAATGGGGATATAGATGTACTGGAATGACATTTTTAAACTTTGTAAAGGCTACTGAACTTGTATTAAATGATGGTTATGATGCCAGAACTGGGCTTCAATTATTAAAAGCCGGGAAATTGACTGACTATGAGACTTATGATGATTTATGGGAAGCATGGAAAAAATATATGAAACATTATACAAAATTATCAGTTGCTCTTGATGTGCTGGCTGATACACATTTGGAAGATTTTCCTGATATTTTATTATCAAGTCTAGTTGATGACTGTATTGGCAGAGGACTTTCTGCAAAAGAAGGCGGAGCTATTTATGACATTATTTCAGGACTCCAAGTTGGAATTGCAAATGCTGCAAATTCACTATATGCTCTAAAAACAACTGTTTTTGATAAAAAAATCTTGACAAAAGAAGAAGTTTACAATGCACTTCAGACAAATTATGAAGGTGAAAATGGAGAAAGAATCAGAAAAATATTGTTAGAAGTTCCTAAATACGGAAATGATATTGATGAAGTGGATGAATTTGCTACAAACATCTACTGGACATACATTGATGAGATTCAGAAATATCACAACACAAGATATGGAAGAGGCCCAATTAACGGCGGTTATGGAGTTTCGACATCTGGAATCTCTTCAAATGTGCCAATGGGAACAGTGAGCGGTGCAACTCCAGACGGAAGATACGCTTATACTCCTGCAGCTGAAGGAGGTTCTCCAACTCAAGGAACTGACACAAACGGTCCTACAGCAGTATTAAATTCTGTAAATAAATTGCCGACTCTGATGATTACAGGTGGACAGTTATTAAATCAGAAATATTCGCCAGAATTGGTAAATACTTCAGAACAATTTGAAAAATTTGTAAACATAATAAAATCATTTATAAGCTCAAAAGGATGGCATATTCAATTTAACATTATTTCAGGAAAAACATTGAAACAGGCTCAAATTGAACCTGAAAAGCATAGGGACATTATCGTAAGAGTTGCCGGATACTGTGCTCAATTTGTTACACTTGATAGAACTACACAAAATGATATTATTTCAAGAACCGAACAAAGAATATAA
- a CDS encoding family 1 glycosylhydrolase produces MNSVLHAPFMSGGIPTDGEVKPTKQELYQAVHNELVASALVTKVGHEINPDFKIGCMILSMPAYPMTSHPLDILAAREFERENYLFADVHVRGKYPAYAKRYFKENNINIEFAEGDEKLLAENPVDFVSFSYYVSVAAAHNPQDYQGGKGNLLGGLKNPYLESSEWGWQVDPVGLRIVLNDFYDRYQIPLFIVENGLGAKDVLVDGPNGPTVEDDYRIDYLRRHLEQVREAIEDGVEVLGYTSWGCIDLVSASTAQMSKRYGYIYVDRNDDGTGSLNRYRKKSFDWYKKVIASNGEDLD; encoded by the coding sequence ATAAATTCTGTTTTACATGCTCCGTTCATGAGTGGAGGAATTCCAACTGATGGAGAAGTGAAACCTACTAAACAGGAATTGTACCAAGCTGTCCACAATGAATTAGTAGCTTCTGCATTAGTCACAAAAGTTGGACATGAAATTAATCCAGATTTTAAAATAGGATGTATGATTTTATCAATGCCAGCTTATCCAATGACATCACATCCGCTTGATATATTAGCTGCAAGAGAATTTGAAAGAGAAAATTATTTATTTGCTGATGTGCATGTAAGAGGGAAATATCCAGCTTATGCGAAAAGATATTTTAAAGAAAATAATATAAATATTGAATTTGCTGAAGGTGATGAAAAGTTATTGGCTGAAAATCCAGTTGATTTTGTATCGTTCTCGTATTATGTGAGTGTTGCTGCAGCACATAATCCGCAAGATTATCAAGGTGGAAAAGGTAACTTGTTAGGTGGATTGAAAAATCCATATTTAGAATCAAGTGAATGGGGTTGGCAAGTTGATCCAGTTGGACTTAGAATTGTATTGAATGATTTTTATGACAGATACCAAATTCCATTATTTATAGTAGAAAACGGACTTGGAGCAAAAGATGTTTTAGTTGATGGACCTAATGGACCAACTGTTGAGGATGATTATAGAATTGATTATTTGAGAAGACATTTGGAACAAGTGAGAGAAGCGATTGAAGACGGAGTAGAAGTGCTAGGATATACTTCTTGGGGTTGTATTGATTTAGTTTCTGCATCAACAGCTCAAATGAGTAAAAGATACGGATATATTTATGTAGACAGAAATGATGATGGAACTGGTTCATTAAATCGTTATAGAAAGAAATCATTTGACTGGTACAAAAAAGTGATCGCAAGTAATGGAGAAGATTTAGATTAA
- a CDS encoding NAD-dependent protein deacylase, translating into MDKINLLQKIIDESKRIVFFGGAGISTESGIPDFRSANGVYNLKLDRNFSPEELVSHTMYEKYPEEFYDFYKKHLVYPKAKPNFAHKYLAKLEENGKLTAIVTQNIDCLHEMAGSKNVLKLHGTVDRNTCVICGNKYNLEEFLEICKTESIPHCPKCKGTIKPDVTLYEEVPDPDTFRNAINEISRADTLIIGGTSLVVYPAASLVQYFQGKNLVLINKSKTEQDHFANLVIHESIGEVFKKLKKII; encoded by the coding sequence ATGGATAAAATAAACTTACTTCAAAAAATAATTGATGAAAGTAAAAGAATCGTTTTTTTTGGAGGTGCGGGAATTTCTACAGAATCAGGAATTCCCGATTTTAGAAGTGCAAATGGAGTTTATAACTTAAAACTGGACAGAAATTTTTCTCCAGAAGAGCTTGTTTCCCACACAATGTACGAAAAATACCCAGAAGAATTTTACGACTTTTACAAAAAACATCTTGTTTATCCAAAAGCAAAACCCAACTTTGCCCATAAATACTTGGCAAAATTAGAAGAAAATGGAAAATTAACGGCTATAGTAACTCAAAATATTGATTGCCTTCACGAAATGGCTGGCAGTAAAAATGTCTTAAAACTGCACGGAACAGTTGATAGAAATACTTGTGTCATTTGTGGCAATAAATATAATTTAGAAGAATTTTTAGAAATCTGCAAAACTGAAAGTATTCCACATTGTCCAAAATGTAAAGGAACTATAAAACCAGATGTTACTTTATACGAAGAAGTGCCAGATCCAGATACTTTTAGAAATGCAATAAATGAAATATCAAGAGCCGATACGCTAATTATAGGCGGAACTTCGCTTGTTGTATATCCAGCCGCTTCCTTAGTTCAATACTTTCAAGGAAAAAATCTTGTTTTAATAAATAAGTCTAAAACCGAACAGGATCATTTTGCAAATTTAGTTATACATGAAAGTATTGGAGAAGTTTTTAAAAAATTAAAAAAAATAATTTAA
- a CDS encoding elongation factor G → MRIYDSSNIRNIGILGHSGSGKSNMVEGLEFTAGLTNRIVGNENDTKITSSLSLHSVEYQGAKYNFVDIPGYGDFFGEVESGLAAVDGAIIIVDGTTDLTVGTETALELTDSRNIPRIIFVNKIDNEKADYEKILSQLREKYGKRIAPFHVPWGTGENFRGHINVVDMFAREFDKRKNECKTVEMPTDMDNEINSVREMLLEAVAETDEELMDKYFNGVEFTTAEIHRGLRQGVLDCSVIPVICGSTLKNIGLHTTFDVVKDFLPSPDDNEKVQPEKNSFVCQIFKTTIDSFLGKVSYAKIYSGEIKQDMEVFNLNRKTKEKIGKINTFVNNKMDEVQKGIAGDIVVFSKFNSTKTSDTLSTSEKEVPLKDITFPKPQLFVAIEPLNKNDDEKMSTGLNRLMDEDPSFTWHRNLETSQTVLGVQGELHCATVIEKLKAKFGITIKTVELKVPYRETIKGTSDVQGKYKKQSGGHGQYGDVLIKFSHVDEDFVFEETITGGSVPKSYIPAVEKGLRESLKEGVLAGYPVTNVKAVLYDGSYHDVDSSELAFKIAANLAFKKGMLEAKPILLEPIMELTIIVPEEYIGDIMGDINKKRGRVLGMEAHKGTKQKIIAEAPMSETFKYANELKAITQGRGYFEMKLVRYEELMGDLAQKVIEKRQKKK, encoded by the coding sequence ATGAGAATATATGACAGCAGCAACATAAGAAACATTGGAATTCTAGGACATAGTGGATCTGGAAAGAGTAATATGGTAGAAGGATTGGAGTTTACAGCAGGGCTTACTAATCGGATTGTGGGGAATGAAAATGATACTAAAATTACGAGTTCTTTGAGTCTTCATTCAGTGGAATATCAAGGGGCTAAGTATAATTTTGTGGATATTCCTGGATATGGTGATTTTTTTGGAGAAGTTGAATCAGGACTTGCGGCAGTTGATGGGGCGATTATTATTGTTGATGGAACTACAGATTTGACAGTTGGGACTGAAACGGCTTTGGAATTGACTGATAGCAGAAATATTCCAAGAATAATTTTTGTGAATAAAATTGATAATGAAAAGGCTGATTATGAAAAAATTCTTTCACAATTAAGGGAAAAATATGGAAAACGGATTGCACCATTTCATGTACCTTGGGGAACTGGAGAAAATTTTAGAGGACATATTAATGTAGTTGACATGTTTGCAAGAGAGTTTGATAAGAGAAAAAATGAGTGTAAAACAGTAGAAATGCCAACTGATATGGATAATGAAATAAATTCTGTACGTGAAATGCTTTTGGAAGCAGTTGCAGAAACTGATGAAGAATTAATGGATAAATATTTTAATGGAGTTGAATTTACGACAGCTGAAATTCATCGTGGACTTAGACAAGGAGTGCTTGATTGTTCAGTAATTCCAGTAATTTGCGGTTCGACTTTAAAAAATATTGGACTTCATACAACTTTTGATGTAGTGAAAGATTTCTTGCCATCACCTGATGATAATGAAAAAGTACAGCCTGAAAAAAATAGTTTTGTATGCCAAATTTTTAAAACAACAATTGATTCTTTTTTAGGAAAAGTTTCTTATGCAAAAATTTATTCTGGTGAAATTAAGCAAGATATGGAAGTTTTTAACTTGAATAGAAAAACGAAGGAAAAAATTGGGAAAATTAATACATTTGTGAATAATAAAATGGATGAGGTTCAAAAGGGAATTGCAGGGGATATTGTTGTATTTTCAAAATTCAATAGTACGAAAACTTCTGATACGCTTTCGACTAGTGAAAAGGAAGTGCCATTAAAAGATATAACTTTTCCAAAACCGCAATTATTTGTAGCAATAGAGCCATTGAATAAAAATGATGATGAAAAAATGTCGACTGGATTGAATCGTTTGATGGACGAAGATCCGTCATTTACTTGGCATAGAAATCTTGAAACAAGTCAAACAGTTCTTGGAGTACAAGGAGAACTTCATTGTGCAACAGTTATAGAAAAATTGAAGGCAAAATTTGGAATAACAATAAAAACTGTGGAATTGAAAGTGCCTTACAGGGAAACAATTAAAGGAACATCAGATGTTCAAGGAAAATACAAGAAACAATCTGGAGGACATGGACAATATGGAGATGTTCTAATTAAATTTTCACATGTAGATGAAGATTTTGTATTTGAAGAAACAATTACAGGTGGAAGTGTTCCAAAATCATATATTCCAGCGGTTGAAAAAGGATTGAGAGAATCATTAAAAGAAGGAGTTCTTGCAGGATATCCAGTGACTAATGTAAAGGCTGTTCTATACGATGGTTCTTATCATGATGTAGATTCTTCTGAATTAGCATTCAAAATTGCAGCAAATTTAGCTTTCAAAAAAGGGATGCTTGAGGCAAAACCAATATTGCTTGAACCTATCATGGAACTTACAATTATTGTTCCAGAAGAATATATTGGGGATATAATGGGAGATATTAATAAAAAGCGTGGACGTGTTTTAGGAATGGAAGCTCACAAAGGTACAAAACAAAAAATTATTGCTGAAGCTCCAATGTCTGAAACTTTCAAATATGCGAATGAATTGAAGGCAATTACACAAGGTCGTGGATATTTTGAAATGAAACTTGTAAGGTATGAAGAATTGATGGGAGATTTAGCACAAAAAGTAATTGAAAAAAGACAAAAGAAAAAATAG
- a CDS encoding dihydroorotate oxidase, translating into MATTKTKIGNFEFENCFMNAAGVYCYDKNELEQVINSAAGTFVTKTATLQSRPGNPEPRYHDTALGSINSMGLPNLGFDYYLDYLLELQKTHPDRTFFFSLVGMSTEDTHTLLKKVQESDFNGITELNLSCPNVPGKPQIAYDMETTENLLADIFSYFKKPLGVKLPPYFDIVHFDQAAAVFNKFPLTFINCVNSIGNGLVIEDESVVIKPKNGFGGIGGEYIKPTALANVHAFYKRLNPSIQIIGTGGVLIGQDAFEHILCGASMVQLGTTLHKEGPSAFERITNELKAIMDKKGYKTIEDFKGKLKYL; encoded by the coding sequence ATGGCAACTACAAAAACAAAAATAGGTAATTTTGAATTTGAAAACTGCTTTATGAATGCGGCAGGTGTCTACTGCTACGATAAAAATGAACTTGAACAAGTAATAAATTCTGCAGCTGGAACATTTGTTACTAAAACTGCTACATTGCAATCAAGACCAGGAAATCCTGAACCTAGATATCACGACACGGCTCTAGGAAGCATAAATTCAATGGGACTTCCAAATTTAGGATTCGATTATTATTTAGATTATCTATTAGAATTACAAAAAACACATCCAGATAGAACTTTCTTTTTCTCACTTGTTGGAATGTCGACTGAAGATACCCATACATTATTGAAAAAAGTTCAGGAAAGTGATTTTAACGGAATTACAGAACTTAACTTATCTTGTCCAAATGTGCCAGGAAAGCCGCAAATTGCCTATGATATGGAAACTACAGAAAATTTACTGGCAGATATTTTCTCATACTTTAAAAAACCACTTGGAGTAAAATTGCCTCCATATTTTGATATAGTTCATTTTGACCAGGCAGCCGCAGTATTTAACAAATTTCCATTGACATTTATAAACTGTGTAAACAGTATTGGAAATGGACTTGTAATTGAAGATGAAAGTGTTGTAATAAAGCCTAAAAATGGATTTGGAGGAATTGGAGGAGAATATATAAAACCTACAGCTCTTGCCAATGTTCACGCATTTTATAAAAGATTAAATCCATCTATTCAAATTATTGGAACAGGAGGAGTTCTTATAGGACAGGATGCTTTTGAACATATTTTATGTGGAGCAAGCATGGTTCAACTTGGAACTACTTTACACAAGGAAGGACCTTCTGCCTTTGAAAGAATAACTAATGAATTAAAGGCTATTATGGATAAAAAGGGATATAAAACTATTGAGGATTTTAAAGGAAAATTGAAATATTTATAA
- a CDS encoding tetratricopeptide repeat protein — MENMEFDNIDSNDSERLYQMGKNYFDNGSETLAEKYLKEAAKCGNRNAVLILTDIYLKHDKLNLAEKYLKKIADGGDFQLQDKLGTVYKRKSNFELAEYYYKLAINNGYQKSRYNLGNLYYQFNKKNLAVDYLKPAADERDQEAQVLLAKIFYDNGQVDMAQEYLYKAKDNGEAYYLLGKLYGEKQDIETAEKHLRTAADIYDNRRAQEVLYKLYADNNNLTLEKHYLTLLADENHLESFVLLGNIFSDEKNYNLAYTNYTHFFEGKKRSNAKVDMKKIDEEKLKFNFGKCCIKLGKFEDAERNLKDNSYLKVSDNVIEVAKLYEEAEQLKIAIQYYKSALHV, encoded by the coding sequence ATGGAAAATATGGAATTTGATAATATTGACAGCAATGATTCTGAACGACTGTACCAAATGGGAAAAAATTATTTTGATAACGGTTCTGAAACATTGGCAGAAAAGTATTTAAAGGAAGCTGCTAAATGCGGAAATAGAAATGCAGTTCTTATACTTACTGATATTTATCTAAAACACGACAAATTAAATTTAGCAGAAAAATATTTGAAGAAAATTGCCGATGGCGGAGATTTTCAGCTGCAAGATAAACTTGGAACTGTCTACAAGAGAAAATCTAATTTTGAACTTGCAGAATACTATTACAAGCTGGCTATAAATAACGGCTATCAAAAATCTAGATATAACTTAGGAAATTTATATTACCAATTTAACAAAAAAAATCTTGCAGTAGATTACTTAAAACCTGCCGCTGATGAAAGAGATCAGGAAGCACAAGTTCTGCTTGCTAAAATTTTCTATGATAACGGTCAGGTAGATATGGCTCAAGAATATCTATATAAGGCAAAAGACAATGGAGAGGCCTATTACTTGCTTGGAAAGCTGTATGGAGAAAAACAGGATATTGAAACTGCTGAAAAGCATCTTAGAACAGCCGCAGATATTTATGATAATAGAAGAGCTCAGGAAGTTCTTTACAAACTTTATGCCGACAATAATAACTTAACGCTTGAAAAACATTACTTAACATTGCTTGCGGATGAAAATCATCTGGAGTCATTTGTATTGCTTGGAAACATATTTTCTGATGAAAAAAATTATAATCTTGCTTATACAAACTATACTCATTTTTTTGAGGGAAAGAAACGTTCAAATGCAAAAGTTGATATGAAAAAAATTGATGAGGAAAAACTTAAATTTAATTTTGGAAAATGCTGCATAAAATTAGGTAAATTTGAAGATGCCGAAAGAAATCTGAAAGACAACAGCTATCTAAAAGTTTCAGATAACGTCATTGAAGTTGCAAAACTTTACGAAGAAGCTGAGCAGCTGAAAATAGCTATTCAATACTACAAATCAGCTTTGCATGTATAA